The genomic region GTGCTAAGTTTAAGTAAAACTAGAGGGTTCTGGAATGACAATTTCAGTCTTTAAATGCCTGAAGACTAAGTTATGGTTTTAGTACCCAAATTTGGGGGTGGGCGGGGAGGGGTGGGGTTTCTTTGTGAAGATAGAATTGGGGGAGAAAACAATTCTCAGCAAACCTGCCTCAGGCCTACCAGGGAGGAAACAGAGGCCACAGAGTAGGAAATCTGGCTAGAAACATGCCTCTGATGTTAATCATCAGTCTGTGACTATGCAGTGTACAAAGGAAACAGAATTGATAGACAGCTGCTAATGAAGCCCAGACTCTCCCCACTGACACTGTGTACACAGTGAAAGCAGGTAAGCACTTGATtcaacttttttaaaaaatagaagcTAGCAAAAACACCCACCACTGCAGGTTTCCTGAACAGTGATTACTGTAGAAATGTATTTCTTCATAGTGTACAGCAATTAATATTGGAAGAAAGGATATGGTTCATTCTATCCCAAAAGTTTGTGGATTATTGTCACATCTTAAACCATGGAAACTTCCCAAAATTCATTTAGAAGCATTTTCATGGATTAGCAGAATGAAAATGCTTAATTAATAGGAATGCAAAACCTGGCTTGATACCTCACTACACTGTAGTATAAGAACTATACTACGTAAGTCTTTGAACTATGAAATTGCCTTGTATTGCAAGATAAAACAGACATTTCCATGTGTTCCTGGTGATGCTACCATTTCAAAATCTGGCCTAGCAACTTACATCTCTAGTTTAAGTATGCATCTAAAGCCTTGCATTACACAGCTTGAAATACTTTCTACAGTTAACATAAAAATTATGCTGAAAGCAAAcatgtaatttttctttcctgctcaAACTACAATGCTGTAATTTAATCTAGAGTCAATATTTCCAAGGATTCTCATCTGAGAATTAAATCAAATATTCTGTGAAGGATGTTAAATTCCACTGCACCAACCTGTACTGAGGCTAAGATAAATGTCACACTCTGCAGGCCtacagctcctgcctggcttaTGCTTTAATTAGCTCACTAGGGAACAGGCTCACTTGGCTAAGAACTTTTAAGACTGGATCACTGTTTTCTATAGAATGACTAACCAGATCAGCTGCATTAAAACCCTGTGCAACAGcaatgagaaaaaagaaaaaaaccacaaaacaaaaacccaaacaataaagagaaagaaagaagtatCTATGAAGTTCACTATTCTCTTTTGTACAGATGCTGTTTCATAGGACAgagcctgctgccttcctttgGAACTAGCAATTATGTGTAAGAATGCTAAAGTCCTGTTTAACAAAAACATCttaataaaacataaaaatatctGCTTTTTTTGATGCAAGGTCCCTATGTCTTTCTAAAATATGAATCTATACTAGAGCTTTGAGTATAAACAATTCTCTTCCACAGTCCATGCGAGTTCCATGCTGAATATTCAGCACTGAACCACCAAAAACACAGGTTCTTTTTTCAGAAAAGGTTTCTCAGTGATTTACCATAAAGCTAAAACATTTGCCTTGcctactgatttttttaaaatataaaatgtataaaataaatGCATGTGCCCTTTTCAATATAGTCTGTCTGTGTAGACATTTCATGTTTTCCAGTTCTGAGTAACATGACAAAAAATGTGCTCCAACTTTCcacaggcaggaagaagttttgTATGGTTTTGCCTCACTTGGATGCTGCCCCACAAACAGCACTCTTGGGCAGTTTAGAATCACAATGACAGCATATGCCATCAGCACGTACTGCAATTAACAAGGACTTATTGATTACAGCAATCATTAgttcaaaataaataaagcagtCTCTCAAAAGACAGGGAAGTAACATCATGCTAGTGCACAATTTAATATGTGTAGCACATTCCTATTTTCCATGTCCCCTTTTGATGGTCTTGAAAATAAGTGGGAAAGGCCTTTTGCCACAGGTTGGTTTAGGTTAACCTTCCTTGACCTGCAGTTAATTAAAGAGCATATGAAGTACAAAGTTTTTTCCCAGCTCTAGTAGCATACATGGTCATGTCAATTGGTTGCAATTTGAACAGCTTCagttcatttttaattcaaaatcTCTGATCAAGAAAAGTAATAAAACAGTATATTTTCATACAGAAAACATTGCCTTTTTCAATTAAAGAACATATCAACATTTCATATCTACCATAAAATGCCACATTATAGAATGgtaacttgcctttttttttcttttttctttgcattccaAGTAAAACATGTGGCTCACATTTGTGTTACTTAAAACACAAGTTTTAAGTAATTAAGTTTGGTATCTCATCAACCTCATCTGTGGCTGAAATTCCTGGGACTAATACAGTGCCACAGCTTCCTTAAACCATCTATTGCACCAGAAATGAAAGGCTGTGATGGAGAAGTTCTTCCTATACTTTTTAAACACAGGAAATAGTTGGTTTAATGCAGCTAAACTATGTTGCCGGCAATATTTATCCCTCAGTATCAtcccagaggggaaaaaaaaccacaaatgaCAGAAAAGGCTCCAGCCCAGATTGCAACTATGTGTAAACACACAACCAACACTAATGTCCCATTATGACACTGTTGTCAAGAATATTTTAGAAATCCAGGTTTAAAAACGTTTTTCTCAGATTGGGGAATGGCACAAACATAATCCAGAGATTATCCTTTATAGCAGCTTTTACTTTTGTGTGCTTGGCTTTTCACACAAAGCCCAGCAAACATGAGAAGAGTTACAGCTGAGTTAAAACCAGCTCAACATCTTGAGaccagagaggaggaaagaggAAGTCCCTTTTCTCTGCAGACACAACAGAGAAGGTCCCCTGCGTAGATGGGAGTTTGTGGATCTGCAAGCCAGCTCCCCTCTCAGGAatccagagccaggctggccaCTTTACAGTGGGAGGGAGCCCTCCTGGTCCCCTGTTTTGTCCAGCCTCTCAGGCAGAGTAAGCACGAAGGGCAGGAGGACACCCTTGGCATCCAAGGGAGCTTTAAGAAGCTCCCCATCAAAGGTGCCCTTGAGCCCACCATCGGCTTCCACCTCACCGTCCTGGGCTAGGCTGAAGCGGAGGGTGCCGGTCCGGTTGACGCAGTAGATGGTGTTGCCCAAGGGGGCACAGCGGAAGGGCTGGATGGGGCCGCCGCTGGGCCGCAGGCTGGCGCACTGGCTCCAGCACTTGGCCACCGTGTTGTACCGGAAAACCTCAACGCCGCCGCTCGTGCCTGGGCCCTGCTCCCCACCGCGGCCGCTGCTCACATCAAAGCGGTAGATGAAGCTCTTGAAGGCCACCATGTCAGCAGAGCGCCGGCGGCTGCTGTTGTAAGGGCACTCCTGCCACTCGTCGCGCTTGGGGTCGTATTTGAGCAGGCGGTAGAAGAGGGAGCCGCCTGACACGTAGATCTCCCCGTTGCAAGTGGTGGCCTCGTGAGCCACAGCAAAGGCACCCTTGGGCAGAGGCGCCACAGGGCTCCAGCGGTCGGCCCGCGGGTCATACCTTTCCACAGTGAAGAGGCACTCGCCCCCCACAGCATAGAGGTAAccatccagggccagcagcttgAGCTGCGAGCGGGGCTGAGCCAGCGGCCGCACCTGGCTCCAGGTGTCAGTCAGGGGGTTATAGCAGAAGACCTTGTCGGAAAGGCGGGCCCTGGGTTCGCTGCCCACCGGCCCCGTCACGATGCCCCCTGCAAGGAAGAGGTAGTTGTGGAGAACACACATGGCACAGCCCTTGGCGTTGGCCTCCTCGGGCAGGCGCGTCAGCACCCTCCACTCACCGCTGCTCTCCTGGTAGTAGTGAATGAGGGAGCCACTCTCCTCCAGCGACACCACGGAGGAGGGACTCTGTGGCCGACTGCTCTCGCGGCTCTGTGGCCGGCTGCCACCACCCGGCCGCTCGAAGGCGTCGCTGACCTCGGCCACCAGTAAGCAGGGCCGGCCGGCATCCATGCGCTGCTGCAGGATGAGGTCCCGCTCAGCGCCACTGAGGCGGCCGTAAACGCTGGGCTCCCGCAGCACTTCCAGGTAATGGTCGCTCATGAAGCGATAGGCAGCCTCCCGCAGCTCGGCCAGCCGCTGCTTCTTGGCCAGGCAGAGAAGCTGGTAGCAGTTGCCGAGGCAGAGCTGGGCGCGCATGGCCTCGGCGGCAcagtgcagggcacagggcatcTGCAGGACGCGGGCGCCGCTCACCACCTCAGCCAGGTTGTCGTGCCGCACCTCGCCCATGCGGGCCGTGTACACGTAGTCGATGAGCAGCCGCAGCGCCCCGTAGCTCACCCCCTTCACCCGCAGGACGTCCCGTGAGGCGCGGGCACGAAAATAGTCACTCTTGGCCGCCAGCACTGACTTGTGCGCCCGAATACGGCGGCCCGACACCTCGATCACCAGGTCGGGCTCCTCCGGCGGCCGGTCCCGCTGCCCCACcacctcctcatcctcctcctccggCTGGCAGGCAGCGTTGTTGATCTCCCACTGGTTCTGCACCACTCGGCCGCCGGCCGCGGGCGGCTGCGGCTCGGCAGCGGCGGCGCTGAAGCAGAGGGAGGAGCTGAAGCCGCAGGGGGCGGCCGGCgtgggcggcggcggcggggggggaGCGCCGTTCGCGGCCccgctctcctcctcctccgggGCCGCGCCGCTGCCCTCCATGGAGCCGCGCTACCTGCGGCGGCGCCGCGCCTGGTCCGTGCGGAGCGCTGCCGGCCGCCGCGGCGCGGCCATCACCTGCGGGACAGACCCAACAGCGCTCAGCATCCGCGCCTTCCTCCTCCCCCGCGGCTTCTTTCCCCCCACACCTCCCGCCTCCCAGGATTAGTATTCGGGGCCGCCGCTCTCGCAGGCGGGGCCGCCTCTGGTTTCCGGGGCTAAACCGCCGCTTCTCCTTTTGCTGGGGGATCTACCCTGCGGCTCGGCCGCCCCCCGCGTCAACTGCGCTAGCTCACCCCCGAAAACCTGAGCTCTTTCGGTGGGATCGCCCCGATGAGCACCTCAACAGCCTGAAAAGCAATTCTGGTTTTCCCGTTGCTCTGCAGAAATTTTAAGCAATCTGCAGGCACTGCAATCCTTTTCACAACTGGTCCCTACACTGCGCTGGGTGATGAGCAAAAGTCTCCTTTAAGGGCAGATACTTGGGAGTACTATCACAATGTATTCACCTTGTGCAACTGTTTCAGTGGAAGGCTGAGGCCGCAGTCTATTCTGGAAGGCGATTCCCCACTAGCCAAATTTCATTGGCATGACCTTCAGGAAGTTCTCTTCATATCAGTGTTCCTCATGCATTCCCcctgtttaaaacaaaaatattaatatttttaaaatcgaTAGATTTTCTGTTTAGCTTGAAGTTTGGGAGCATTAAAGTTATGTCTCCCTTAATAATATATCTAGAATATCTTAAAGACACTGTAAGTATGCTAATAATCCTATGTGTTTACGAAACACGtgaaagtattttttctgtACTCAGGACAAGAGCAATCTCACACTTGTGTAGCAGCATATGTAGCTGTAAAGCATTAGCAAGGTGTTAATTAGACTTCAAAAAGATCATGTCTTTATTTTAAGATTCTGTTAATAAAAAGtagaagcaaggaaaaaaaaatcacaatagATAATTAGAACATGAAGTCTCTCATGGGAAAAGGCAGGATACAGGGAGGGCATGGCTGTAAGTAGGTTAGTCCCTGTCAGCACAATCACCACCCAGTTGTACCTTCATTTCACAAGTATAGTTTTTAGAATTTAATGAACTGCCATTTCTTTGCCTCATGTTTGTTTATTAACTTCCCAGACTTGGAACCAAGCATCAAAACTTGGTTTAAGTTTTGATGAGTGACGCATAAAAATTGTCTGAATGTACTTAATATAATAAAGTAAGTATCTGCAGCCCTGATTCTATTTTTAAGGAGGTTATTAatttccattaaaatcccctTTGTCAGTTTTTTCACAGTCCTCAAGGAACACTCATTTCTATGTAAAATATGCATTGTGGCTTCCTTTTAAGAGACATGATTCATTTACCCTGTTAAATTAGCATTAGGGAGATTTAactttttagtatttttttttactgaaagcATAATTGCTAAGTGACATTGTCTGGAAATCCCCAACACAGACAGGAAATTCAGAAGCCCATACTTACAATGCAAACTTTACTAAAATGATAATATCAGTCTTTCTTCATGGTGCTTTATTTTGTGCACTTGCCTGGTAAAGGGCTTTCTACTACATTTGATCACATTCAGTTATTCTGAAATCAATGCTAAGGTTTGATTTTTGGGTATTGGAGACTTTCAGGCCACAAcaacagcattttaaaacttATTAGAATTTGTAGATTTCAGCAACTTTGTATTCCTCATCTGAGTGTTTAAAAATCTGGGACTTAGGAACTTTCTATGACTGTATGAACTTTGGCTAGCTTAAGTGGCAGACTTCCTGCTGTGCAAACCCAAACTCTGGAGGTCAAGCTTTACTGAGTTTTTTCAGTAAAGTCTTAACTAGACAAAAGAATTGGCAGTGACCTGTGCACACTCAGTGTGTCTGTAGAAGATGTACTGGGCAGCATCCCTGTTGATGTGAATATGTTTTTCATCAACAGTACACAGAGCAACTACTGCAACTAACAATATTCTGGCCACACCTCACTTCTGACACCACTTCTCCTAACTTCTACTTATGTACCCCCCCACAAGAAGGATTTAGTAGCTTCAGATGGTTTCAAGCTCTTGGTCATGGCTTGATTTTGCAAGTGAAACTATAAAGGAAGAACGAAAGAGAACGCTACCAAAAATTAGAAGTATGGGTGATTAAATATGAAAAGTCAAAAACAGTAATACCAGTAATATCTCTCTACAGTGAAATGCATTTCTTGCATTATGTCCCAAAGGAAAATCATCATTTAGAATATTCAAAGTAGTTAAAACAATAACCAGAAAAACTTATCTTTTCAACTTTCTCAGctaatgggaaaagaaaaaaaaaaagtgagatcCTCCTCAGGCACATCATACCTTTTCCCACATTCAAATATCTTCTTGGTTTATAAGTTTGATTTGACACATTCAAAACGTTATTGAGAAAGAAGCTTGTAACAAACATCTGTGTTAACCCACTACAATTCGCCTGAGGAATCACAAGGAGAAGGAAGGACTGATAGCATTGCTTGCTAATGGGAAGCAACAGAATTCTGAAGAAAATTATCCCCTGGTATAGCCAAAGCTAATTACCAAGAATATGCTGAATTTCATGCTGAGTATGAGAAGGTCTTAAAGTACCACATACAATTAAGGCAACAAGGAACAAGGAATACGGGGATGCTGAAGACTTAGAAAAGCTGAAAGAGGGTTTGGAGGATTTTGCCAATGACAGCAATGACCAGGACAGCAAAGACCACTCCAGCAATCCCAGCACCTCTGTCTAAGTGAAAACAAAATCCAAGAATTACACAAAGATGAAACTGAAAAAACAATTCAGAGAAGTAGTGGAACCTTTCCATTATTGAGCAATGCGACTGATCTGAGTTAAAAGGTCATGGATTAGTATGAAACAGGAACATGCTGAAAGGGCCTGATGGAAATACAATACTGAACTCCTCCTCTGTTCTTTTCTTACCTACAGTGATCAAAGAGCTGTACTGCTGTTCTGGCAGACAGAATATTCAAAAAGTACAGAATTGCAGAAGATACTTGATAGCTGTGATGATTCAGAAGAATTTGACTGCCCCACAATCTCATTTGGCTTAAAATAAACTTGGTTTTAACATTTTTTCAAAACTCACAAACAGCAAGGAAAAGGGAGCAATTTATTGAGAGTACATGGTACCTTATGGACTGAGGTCACCTTTTATACTGGGGACTTTTAAGTCAAAAGCTGAATTACTTGGtctgaaaatgttttcattatCATGGGTTTGGTCTAGGGATGATGTAATGTTAATGGACAGAGGAGCTGCCAACAAACATGAACTGTATTTACAGACTTGGCAATGACACACAATATCCTGAATGTGTGGCCCCAACCTCAAATGCTGTAAGACATTGCTCAAGTAACAGCACAGATAAGAAGGCACAGTTTTTCTGACAGAGAAACTGTAATAAAGAGCTGCAGGTAAAGTTTCCTGGCATTGCATTCATTTGGCAGTCCTTCTGATAAAATCCAATTAAATGCTTGTATTGAATTGTTCTCTCCTCGTTTTTCTTGTGCAGTGCCCATAGCCTTTGATCCAAACCTCCCCTAGCAAGACCCACTTTCTCCAGGGAATATGTGCATGTGGGAGGAATTGGGTTACTTCTCTCCAGTTCACAAATGGAAACGGCTCTGACTCAGTCTCATGGTAAATAAAAGCAGTACTTTCTCTACCATAAACAACTCTAATTTACTTAAGCAGGCTATCCTCCCCAGGAGACTTACCAGTTCAGAAATGACACACTACCATTCTGTTCCACCTTAATCcagaaaaaatgcttttataaaaatttggactgctGAACTTTTACTTCAGTAGAGAAGTCCCTTGGGATAGGGGCGTAATCTGATTGAGATGATTAAGGCATCTAAAGAGGCAGGATCATCAAAAGAGAAATAACATCccttatatttattttaaaaactaaacaaTGACTTGAAAGTAGAACTAGCCAGGGTGAAGTGTAGGCAATGTCAAGTGTACAGTGCTTTGTATACTTATAAAAATAGTCTGCAACACTCCTGGTCACTGAAGAGATCTCtgaaatttggaagaaaaaatgttCTCTTTGTAGATGGGGAAAACATCTGGAGCATAAAGATGCCATTTCTCTGAAAGGTCCTGCATTACTAGAGCCCATTACAGATTTAAACTCTAAATCTTAACCACTTGATTAACCTCCTATTTGTAAGAAAAGATTACAGTTATCTTCCAATGTGCCACCTCAATAAAAACAAtataaagaataattttttctctcccttttttaaAGTTGGGTATGTTATAATCCTAGTGTCTTGCCCTGACTGCTGGATATATGGCTTTTATAGTATTGCTTTCACATTCATGTGCAGATGCAAATTTTGACCTCTTAAGGTGCTGTAATTTTTTGACAATATGTAATAGAGGTATGAATTGGTCTTTATCTCATAACTACAATATTTTCATACAaccacaaagaaaaataaacatttaagaATTGCAGCTTATGACTACAGACCACACAAGAAACACATGGACAGCAGTTCCTCATCAGAAACTCAGGGGAAGAAAAGGCTGTGCATGTCTGggcagggaggaaaagagagaggaaataagtcataataaaaatattatcaaAAGCTTGATTAAATCGATACTATAGCTAACAAATCTAAACCAAAAATATACAAGTTCTAAACAGTCATCATGACCAGAGAAAAGGTTTCCTAACTGTTATACTCATAGAGACAAACATTTTCTAAAAAGGAAACTATCTTTCTGAGTTCCTTCTAGTTTGGACTCCTCAGAAATAGTTAGGGAGGAGTAGTGTCTCTCAGGAATTCTCA from Agelaius phoeniceus isolate bAgePho1 chromosome 3, bAgePho1.hap1, whole genome shotgun sequence harbors:
- the KBTBD11 gene encoding kelch repeat and BTB domain-containing protein 11 — its product is MEGSGAAPEEEESGAANGAPPPPPPPTPAAPCGFSSSLCFSAAAAEPQPPAAGGRVVQNQWEINNAACQPEEEDEEVVGQRDRPPEEPDLVIEVSGRRIRAHKSVLAAKSDYFRARASRDVLRVKGVSYGALRLLIDYVYTARMGEVRHDNLAEVVSGARVLQMPCALHCAAEAMRAQLCLGNCYQLLCLAKKQRLAELREAAYRFMSDHYLEVLREPSVYGRLSGAERDLILQQRMDAGRPCLLVAEVSDAFERPGGGSRPQSRESSRPQSPSSVVSLEESGSLIHYYQESSGEWRVLTRLPEEANAKGCAMCVLHNYLFLAGGIVTGPVGSEPRARLSDKVFCYNPLTDTWSQVRPLAQPRSQLKLLALDGYLYAVGGECLFTVERYDPRADRWSPVAPLPKGAFAVAHEATTCNGEIYVSGGSLFYRLLKYDPKRDEWQECPYNSSRRRSADMVAFKSFIYRFDVSSGRGGEQGPGTSGGVEVFRYNTVAKCWSQCASLRPSGGPIQPFRCAPLGNTIYCVNRTGTLRFSLAQDGEVEADGGLKGTFDGELLKAPLDAKGVLLPFVLTLPERLDKTGDQEGSLPL